The genomic window tgtAATGTTGAACgaattttgtaaaagaaagCTTCTCTAAGTAATTTTTTGTCTATACCAAAACTAATGGAAAGGAAGACTTATTTACTTCAAAatgcttttattttagttaatttgGTTCATAGAAACTAAGGCtttaaaaaaaacctaaagATAGAGAACCAAACcttattataaattaagaattaCAAGAATTACATATAGGTTTTCACAAATGCATCTCTTTTGGAATCCTTAAACTACTTGATGAGACTATTCACACTTGACCAAAGTTCATGTGATTATcgtagaagaagaatcaagacTTTAAGAAGGGATTACCAAAGgctttttataattaatcaaaataaaccagcagaaaaaaagatgaacaaagttaagaaaaaactttagaTTCAGAAAAATCGTAATATTACATACATCTGCGGTTAGAATACatagaatatttatatacaaaagagTCGATGTCGTAGAAgataaaaatggaaagtttACAAAATCAGAACTGATCGGTTACAATGCGTCTTTTAGACTGATCAGTTTTGCGCTGTAATCAAAGCAATCAACCAATCAGTAGTTCAGTACAAAACATACATGATAACTGATTGGTACAATCCCATGACCGATCAGTTGGATAAGTTAGTTCGTCATAAGATTGCTGAATCTCCTGACATGATTTTTGAGGGTTATAAGGAGAGAATTATTGTGAGATCAAGAGCATCAAGATTCTTAGAACCATGTGTTACAAAGGCTTCCTTTACAAGGTATGTGGAAAAAGTTATTAAAGATGGAAAGATGGAGAAATTCTCTTGGAAAAGTTGATGAGTGTCCAATATGTTGTGCAAACTTAAAGGCATAACGCAAATGAGGGGAACATCTTTAGGGTCAATAATAATGTTGGTCAAATCCATTTTTCATGAATTTGTCTAGTTATCAATCAAGTTgttcagaagaagagatgggTTATAATTATAACCTTTGTTTAAAGCTGGCCACAAATATTTAGCAGGAATCCAGGGGTCATTCCATATTGAAATTGACTCTATAGAACCAACTTTTTTAATAAGTTCTTAACTAGAGGTCGAGCAGATAGAATACTCTCTCATCCATATAATCAAATTGGATCTAATTCGATCCATGGAATTTGATTTCCAAATATATCTTCCTTTAAAAAccttagaaaataataaatcaaagatCACAATAATGCAGTATTAATGTCTTCCACAGTCTGAAAAGATATTCCATCTATCGATTTATTGCGACATAACTTATGCCTTGACATCAAGTGTAtactttttgattttccaTTTGAACTCCACCAAAATTTTGCTACCGCGCTGGTAAGTTTTGATGTGACCGAGTTTGATAAGTCTAAAACAAGACATCACATAAGTATGTAACGCAGCTTAATCATCACCTCTTTCTCACCTTTAGATAACAATTTTGATGACCATCAATTAATTCTATCATTTAAACGCTCTATGACAAAGGATAAATACTTATTCTTAGAGCCCCCTAAGTTTTCCAGTAGTCCCATATATGAACGtgaaaaatctataaaaaaaacgaacttttaaatttggaatGAAAAAACATGCATTTTCGAAATACCATTTAAATCACAAagttttagtttgatttatGATAAAATGATGAATTTTCGTTAACTTGACTATTTCGACAATGTCATTAAGTTTTCTTAACCAGACGATCACATAGTTAATTTTTCGTTAGAAGCCTATATAGACTTAGAACGACATAGTTTTGAAAGCTCGTAAATGACATcatttcattagaaaatagATGGAAAACCTACGAGAAAGCAAACTACTAACCTATTGGACTCATAAGAGACTCTCAATTGCTAAACTACGAAAATATCTTGGTATAATAGCAAATACTGCATACATATTTTGTTGGTGTAATAAGATTATTCTTTCCtaaattattaatgaaaaCCTAAGACTTATGGAATACAGAAAATTAGTTATAAGacctaaaatttatataatccTTCTCATATATGAATCCTAAAATTTGTAGAATTCTTAATCCTATATTTATATGAGAATGATTGCATAAATTTTAGGTCTTATaactaattttctatattCCATAAGTTGGCAGTCTGTTAAATCTCTGTAAacaatttttagaaaattatgaaTCTTTCGTCAAAGCGAAAGGTCTTCATGGGACATTTCTAACAtgtacaccaaaaaaaatccaaaaagatTAGTCGGGCATTCGTATACACACTCATGCTCATTAGCTTTCATAGATTAATTATCACCGTTAAATGTAGATACCTCTCATTACTTCGTCAACGTCATAGTCATTTATAGGAATGCAATAATTATGAGCCGGTGCTTACCCAACAAATACTATCctcaataattttattagaaacGGAAAAATGTATATCATTAATATTAGTTgataacaaatttcaaaatcgaAATATTTATCCAATTGTAACAAAAATAGTAACTGAAGGATTattcattatttatttcattcggcattgttttttatttttatatttgactAACACAATCAAGTTTAGACATCACAATGtccattattttttaataaatatcagAAATTTAGGAGACTACTGACTAGAAATTAATGTAAATTTCTGTACCAAAATTCCAAAGTTCATAAAAGATAAAAGCACGTCGCTTGATATATAAAGGACGATAAAgattacatatatagataaattaataaatactatattaagaagttataataaaaaatattggaagGTTACATGAGTAAGCTTCTAATCACGGCAGCTTCAGGGCTATCTTCATCAACAGAGTCAAGAAGCTGCGACAAACGATCACTGAGATTGTCAACTTCTCTATGCAATTTTCTTATGTAGTTGCATGTCTCTTGTAGTACCTTTGATGCTGACACCTATTTTGaacaaataataatgttaGGATTCTACATTTTCAAcaaacatcatcaagaacattaatatatatacacacatgtACGAACACCACATAAACAAGACTTTTTCGAAGTTCAAAAATGTTGTCAGGAGTCAAATGTTCcgacttttttggtttcttttgtttgatttaaatgtagACGAAaagatcagttttttttttttttttgtatatacatGAATGAGGTGAAATGAATGTATATATGTCGTATACCTTATCAGAACGACGCCGTTCGTGAATCTCCGGCAAAAACTGACGGAGCTTACTAACGAGGTCGATCATCTGGTCATCGGAGATCCTCGAAGCATTCGAAGTTTGTCTTGATCTTCTGTTagacattttcttgtttttactttgTGATTAGGTGTAACACTACAATGCCGCAAGAAAATAACCTTTATGTTGTatgctttctctcttttctagATTAGATAATagagaagagattgagagagaaggGTTTGTTATTAAGAagagagttttaaaaaaaaaaaagtgagagaaGTTATGTAGAAGGTTTGTGTTTATTCTACAGGttttatatttgtgttgaAGAGgtgtgaaagaaagaaaaagaagagcaacgaaaagagaagagaagagaaaattgtAAGAAAGTGTTTCGGGTAATAGAGACACTTCgagatataaagaaaatgagaaagtgATAAGAGAGATTTAAAGAGGTCAAGGACCACAAGGGAGAGAGGGAAGAGATCAATAAACCTAGACAATGATGTAatgggagagaaagagatttgaatctttgataaaacctcaaacaaaatttgtttaaataaaattatatttttctttatctcatCTACATAGAGTAACATAGATtagaaatgaatatttataataaaaagtaCTCACTAATTTAAAGGAAAACTTATATAGctttatcatatattattaacttttaaaaactatttgtatggatataaatcaaaatttattttgtaaaactagtaaaagattaataattgaaagaattgtatataatatagttaTGCTGAATAATGGACGAGGATTTTGGACATTTTAATGGAGAAATAGATGAAAAAGCTGAATGTTCCCAAAGCTGGTGTTGAAGTTGAAGTGGGATTTAAGAGAAGTGTTCCATGTTGAGCTAACAATGTGGCCCTTTATGTGCATGTCACTAAAAGGCAATACCATGTGATGACCTTGactttctattttcatttcattactATTTACGATATTATCCCACCTTGGATCCATAGAATTATAGAAAGATCTAGAATTGATCTAGGAAGTTTGTGGTTGATCCGAAATTGAACATAACTTTCCATTCAAGATTATAGACCTAACTTCCTGTCATGTATGATATGTCACAAGAACACATATGTAGTAATCCAAATCAATTTAGATGAACTGGTTTAGTTAAATTAGTGTGTTCACATGGCTTAAAACTTATTACACATAGCTTGTAGTAgcacaaataattttgaatcAATGTGTTGATATTCCTTATTGAATCTATATAGAccgcaaaaaaaaaggaaaaaaaaataaagcagCGTGGACTTTGATTCGGTCTTGCAATGGATTACCCAAAAAAAGTAGTCATGATAAGTTCGTCTGCTTCCTAATTTAACTCCTATGTTTCGGAAGCTTGAGAGATTTAGTATACTTGATGTTTAATggcatatatcatatatgtcCCATATGGTTGCTTCAGATCTCAGATTATGCCTCCTTAGATTCTAAATCATGATTACCACGGGGACACAAGGTACTTAATTATGTCCTTTATTTGTGTGCATTGTTTGCATAACATACAAAAGTGTCAGTAAATTAGGAAAAGTCTACTAATTAATTGGTATTAAATCTAATCAACTGAACCATGTTTTCTCCTCCAACTTCCAAGCTAATAGGAAAATATATACCAGGacttataattaaaaatctaaacttaaTTAAGGAGAAGTTCTGTAATTATTAatacctaatttttttttatgatttagaaacttaaaacaaaatttacatgtAGAGCAATAGATGGAGGCGAACATATTAATAGCTTATTTTCTACAATACACATACATCGGATTTGAATCCAAATTGtgataagagaaaaagatataaatcaaaatgttcATACTAAttatttcgtttttatttatttctcgtCCTTTATGGGGACATCTAAGTATGTGATTGTTACAGCTTTGTTTGCCTTA from Arabidopsis thaliana chromosome 3, partial sequence includes these protein-coding regions:
- the PRE5 gene encoding basic helix-loop-helix (bHLH) DNA-binding family protein (basic helix-loop-helix (bHLH) DNA-binding family protein; FUNCTIONS IN: transcription regulator activity; INVOLVED IN: regulation of transcription; CONTAINS InterPro DOMAIN/s: Helix-loop-helix DNA-binding domain (InterPro:IPR001092); BEST Arabidopsis thaliana protein match is: basic helix-loop-helix (bHLH) DNA-binding family protein (TAIR:AT5G39860.1); Has 35333 Blast hits to 34131 proteins in 2444 species: Archae - 798; Bacteria - 22429; Metazoa - 974; Fungi - 991; Plants - 531; Viruses - 0; Other Eukaryotes - 9610 (source: NCBI BLink).), whose protein sequence is MSNRRSRQTSNASRISDDQMIDLVSKLRQFLPEIHERRRSDKVSASKVLQETCNYIRKLHREVDNLSDRLSQLLDSVDEDSPEAAVIRSLLM